From a single Phragmites australis chromosome 7, lpPhrAust1.1, whole genome shotgun sequence genomic region:
- the LOC133925169 gene encoding inositol-pentakisphosphate 2-kinase IPK1-like, with protein MDAVLQAGDAKYWVYKGEGAANLILSYTGPSPSLLGKVLRVKKILKDKSQPVPSCMVFSSYEQLLWGHIPELVESVKQDCLAQAYAVHVMSQHLGANHVDGGIRVRVSRDFLELVEKNVLNSRPTWRVNASSIDNTADAALLIADHSLFSGNPRGSCCIAVEIKAKCGFLPSSEYISKESSIKKQVTRYKMHQRFKFHQGEIMKTSEYNPLDLFSGSKERIRMAIKSFFSTPQNNFRIFVNGSLVFGGMGGGADSVHPDETDKCLEDLSKFSGLELSDFIELLSEAVFKSGVLGQLLATQKLDDHDIEGAIHLYYNIISQPCLVCKNITDAELLRKYTLLHSLSLDKSLKIVRDFLISATAKDCSLMISFRPKESGTTDSEYDSVFLESMKQTYDYKAYFVDLDLKPLDKMKHYFKLDQKIVNFYTSGAVRQCPKGSGSSDEPMIL; from the exons ATGGACGCGGTTCTGCAAGCTGGAGATGCCAAGTATTGGGTTTACAAAGGGGAGGGCGCTGCGAATCTCATCCTCAGCTACACTGGCCCATCTCCTTCATTG CTTGGTAAGGTACTGCGTGTCAAGAAGATTCTGAAAGACAAGTCGCAACCGGTACCAAGTTGTATGGTCTTCTCAAGTTATGAGCAACTCCTGTGGGGCCATATCCCAGAATTGGTTGAGTCTGTTAAACAAGATTGCTTGGCTCAAGCCTATGCAGTGCACGTTATGAGCCAACATCTGGGTGCCAATCATGTCGATGGTGGG ATTCGTGTACGTGTCTCTAGGGATTTTCTGGAGCTTGTTGAAAAGAATGTGCTTAACAGCCGTCCTACTTGGAGAGTGAATGCAAGTTCAATCGATAACACTGCTGATGCTGCTCTTCTAATCGCGGACCACTCTTTATTTTCTG GTAATCCTAGAGGTAGCTGTTGCATAGCTGTAGAGATAAAG GCCAAATGTGGGTTTCTGCCGTCATCAGAATATATATCAAAAGAAAGTTCTATCAAGAAACAAGTAACACGATATAAGATGCATCAACGTTTCAAATTTCATCAGGGGGAG ATAATGAAGACTAGTGAATACAATCCTCTTGATCTATTTTCTGGGTCAAAAGAAAGAATACGCATGGCCATCAAATCATTTTTCTCAACTCCTCAGAACAACTTCAGGATTTTTGTGAATGGTTCTTTAGTTTTTGGTGGCATGGGAGGTGGTGCAGATAGTGTTCATCCTGATGAAACAGATAAGTGTCTTGAAGATCTCAGCAAGTTTAGTGGCCTAGAGCTATCTGACTTTATTGAGCTCCTGTCAGAGGCAGTTTTTAAATCTGGAGTATTAGGTCAACTGTTGGCCACTCAAAAGCTGGATGATCATGACATTGAAGGGGCAATTCATTTGTATTACAACATAATATCTCAGCCTTGTCTGGTCTGCAAAAATATAACTGATGCAGAGCTATTGCGGAAGTACACTCTCTTGCATTCTCTTTCGTTGGACAAGAGCCTGAAGATTGTCAGGGACTTTCTTATTTCTGCCACTGCAAAGGACTGTAGCCTAATGATCAGCTTTCGGCCAAAAGAGAGTGGAACAACAGATTCTGAGTATGATTCAGTATTTCTTGAATCAATGAAGCAAACCTATGATTACAAG GCATATTTTGTTGATCTGGACTTGAAACCTCTGGATAAGATGAAACATTATTTTAAACTAGATCAGAAGATAGTCAATTTCTATACAAGTGGGGCGGTTAGGCAATGTCCAAAGGGAAGTGGCAGTAGCGACGAGCCGATGATACTCTGA
- the LOC133925168 gene encoding protein NRT1/ PTR FAMILY 2.13-like isoform X2: MASNSFVTPLPSYLITRYNMKGNAATNVANIFSGAFNFSPVVGAFVADALWGRFRTLLFGMVAGIFAMAVITLSATIHQLKPPPCSALEQQAGTCVGSSALQRAVLYVGMGLLVVAAGGTNPTGLPFGADQFDESDERHKEGLTRYYNWYYAIAMMATFLALTVLVYLQVKVSWGLGFAIPTVLMLVAFAVFLFGTAVYVYVPPEGSIFSSVARVIVASCRKWRLRLPHPDDVRWQEELLYNPPAAGNGRRVFKLRLTSELRFLNKAAIVTDANEIRPDGSPARPWQLCSVQQVEEVKCLVKIIPVWISGVVWFTVLTEMINYTFLQALTMDLHMGRSFTIPPVSILAVFYLSVALFVPVYDLVIARASRRLTKAGGGGITLLQRQGAGLVVGALAFVIAAAVESRRRRSALGHGGGTSPLSVFLLAPQLAVMGVSGAFSMVGQMEFYNTQFPDQMRTLANAAFYCAQGVSSYLATLVVNIVNARTRRHGESAGWVRDDISAGRLDYFYYAMAVLGAANFVYFLVCAYFYRYKGEQPDSHAPEPARDSASTSGSEAALLKT, encoded by the exons ATGGCGTCCAATTCGTTCGTCACGCCCCTACCGAGTTACCTGATCACTCGTTACAACATGAAAGGGAATGCCGCGACAAACGTGGCCAATATCTTTTCTGGCGCGTTCAATTTCTCGCCTGTGGTTGGAGCCTTCGTCGCCGATGCCTTATGGGGCAGATTCAGAACCCTGTTATTCGGAATGGTGGCCGGAATCTTT GCAATGGCGGTCATCACCCTATCGGCAACGATCCATCAGCTCAAACCGCCGCCGTGCAGCGCGTTGGAGCAGCAAGCCGGCACCTGTGTCGGCTCATCGGCGCTCCAGCGCGCCGTGCTCTACGTCGGCATGGGGCTGCTCGTGGTGGCCGCGGGCGGCACGAATCCGACCGGCCTGCCCTTCGGCGCGGACCAGTTCGACGAGAGCGACGAGCGGCACAAGGAAGGGCTCACGCGCTACTACAACTGGTACTACGCCATCGCCATGATGGCCACGTTCCTGGCGCTCACCGTCTTGGTGTACCTCCAGGTCAAGGTGAGCTGGGGTCTCGGCTTCGCCATCCCCACGGTGCTCATGCTCGTCGCCTTCGCCGTTTTCCTCTTCGGCACCGCGGTGTACGTCTACGTGCCACCCGAGGGCAGCATCTTCTCGAGCGTCGCGCGGGTGATCGTCGCGTCGTGCCGCAAGTGGAGACTCCGACTACCTCACCCCGACGACGTGCGGTGGCAGGAGGAGCTCCTGTACAACCCTCCCGCCGCGGGGAACGGGCGCCGCGTCTTCAAGTTACGCCTCACGTCGGAACTCAGGTTTCTGAACAAGGCAGCCATCGTGACCGACGCCAACGAGATACGGCCCGACGGCTCCCCGGCGAGGCCGTGGCAACTGTGCAGTGTGCAGCAGGTGGAGGAGGTGAAGTGCCTCGTAAAGATCATACCCGTGTGGATCTCCGGAGTGGTGTGGTTCACCGTGTTGACGGAGATGATCAACTACACGTTCCTCCAGGCTTTAACCATGGACCTCCACATGGGCAGAAGCTTCACCATCCCACCGGTGTCCATCCTCGCTGTGTTCTATCTCTCCGTGGCCCTCTTCGTGCCCGTCTACGACCTGGTCATCGCCCGCGCCTCGCGGCGGCTCACCaaggcgggaggcggcggcatCACCTTGCTCCAGAGGCAGGGCGCCGGGCTGGTGGTTGGCGCGCTGGCGTTTGTGATCGCGGCCGCCGTGGAGTCCAGGCGGAGGCGCTCCGCGCTGggccacggcggcggcacgtCCCCGTTGTCCGTGTTCCTCCTCGCCCCGCAGCTCGCCGTGATGGGCGTGTCTGGCGCGTTCAGCATGGTGGGGCAGATGGAGTTCTACAACACGCAGTTCCCGGACCAGATGCGCACGCTCGCCAACGCGGCCTTCTACTGCGCGCAGGGCGTCAGCAGCTACCTGGCCACCCTCGTGGTCAACATCGTGAACGCGAGGACGAGGCGGCACGGCGAGTCCGCCGGCTGGGTAAGGGATGACATCAGCGCCGGGAGGCTCGACTACTTCTACTACGCCATGGCCGTGCTCGGCGCGGCCAACTTCGTCTACTTCCTCGTGTGCGCGTACTTCTACCGGTACAAGGGCGAGCAGCCTGACTCTCATGCACCTGAACCTGCACGGGACAGTGCTTCTACAAGCGGTAGTGAGGCCGCGCTCCTAAAGACGTAG
- the LOC133925173 gene encoding mediator of RNA polymerase II transcription subunit 7a-like: MAMATSSSFPPPPPYYRLYKDYEQDPSSAPEPPPPIDGPYPLFGAPYTTDVVLPSLEDQGVRQLYPKGPNIDFKKELRTLNRELQLHILELADILVERPSQYARRVEDISLIFKNLHHLLNSLRPHQARATLIHMLENQIQRRKQAIEDIKQRREEAQKLLEESLVVLDGSQTS; the protein is encoded by the exons ATGGCGATGGCCACATCATCGTCAttccctccacctcctccatatTACCGACTGTACAAGGATTACGAGCAGGACCCCTCATCCGCACCAGAACCTCCACCACCAATTGATGGGCCATACCCACTCTTTGGTGCTCCCTACACA ACAGATGTGGTGCTGCCAAGCTTGGAGGATCAAGGTGTTCGTCAGCTTTATCCAAAGGGCCCGAATATTG ACTTCAAAAAGGAGCTAAGGACCCTCAACAGAGAGCTTCAACTCCATATTTTGGAGCTGGCAGATATTTTAGTGGAGAGACCATCTCAGTATGCTCGCAGGGTAGAAGATATTTCACTCATTTTCAAGAACTTACATCATCTTCTTAACTCCCTACGACCTCATCAG GCAAGAGCCACATTAATTCACATGCTTGAGAACCAAATACAGCGCCGCAAGCAAGCAATTGAAGACATAAAACA gaggagggaggaggcacAAAAGCTACTTGAGGAATCACTGGTTGTCTTAGATGGAAGCCAAACTAGTTAG
- the LOC133925170 gene encoding uncharacterized protein LOC133925170: MDAYHHQRRFAGSGDAPPPPHPSHPNAHWYPAPPPPYPPHPNLPYPPQHHQWGPPPNVQHQRHPPPPPQQQTYAYQPPPPAPGNPWPPHHAAAQPPPPSYPPPPPPPPLPGQAWTNHSWAQNHGYPDHGNEEDWATKAKAWAAAKSVTENRPVQQRAMSTIRTENHHYGHHDQYQHPAGLPTEVTEPLHPPVPQSSNDHVPFPMTGQRRETNHLLDRGLMVSPARNFGSFPSTYELEVSYNYSSARGNGNAMLQYPSSQAQSFPTASSVQDGFTWAPPSMPVAPSVEQPPFGHERQSVDPSDQPLEFNSRKAPDMAVHMNFNSTIPAAPTVASNHDVVATSAHSWMPSGTVGFLPQAPVPRQAAQMDPSVHPAPLFGAVPGSNYVPPTAFGVGNVAEVFPTDPNTPFNVAEKSKKPPVPNWLREELLKKKSTPLSASAQHSANLNSMESNDAEQPLRKPDQSDSRSNDSAKSTEDDEDDEDEIEPARTAAINQEIKRVLTEVLLKVTDDLFYEIATKVLNEDDSSVESNESTGSFGSKEPDLGESKTKTLAIVVLPVKPTNISSSDSKGSTGLSSPKGALLSLANYDSDDDNSDSDNKIPVPNLSSETNVGTANPEEGGKGTLGKRHGNHNENKNSLGNTSSWEDLKSINKKNQRSTNAEHEREHIHDTQNGEFPLDAKTVIQPKGAIHKMGTKADRYEEVDIQSRKASSDHQTEKYNDVESSHRHLEKSSKDNFFKEMKADHTKELEPSTAEKYNNDDKYSIYGNVDKKGSFKEEKGSSRIAKHESDTREPHSRGNSKQDDAKGDRKDTRERNRDTTNRRRGKGTDEKDRSRQMTKSSTSHSSRRSQSRSPRGRSQSRKESSSHVRGSVSSDEPSDSVKKRKLHSCKNSMSPSPPNSRKRRVSRSPHSKHSHRKHSPYSSADRKRWSRSISPVKRR; encoded by the exons ATGGACGCGTACCACCACCAGCGCCGCTTCGCCGGCTCCGGCGACGCGCCACCACCGCCTCACCCCTCCCACCCGAACGCCCACTGGTACCCCGCGCCCCCGCCCCCGTACCCTCCCCACCCCAACCTCCCCTACCCTCCGCAGCACCACCAGTGGGGCCCACCTCCTAACGTCCAGCACCAGCGccaccctccgccgccgccgcagcagcagacGTACGCGTAtcagccgccgccaccggcgcCTGGGAACCCCTGGCCGCCTCACCACGCCGCCGCCCAGCCCCCGCCGCCCAGCtaccctccgccgccgccgccgccgccgctgccggggCAG GCTTGGACCAATCATTCATGGGCTCAAAATCATGGATACCCAG ATCATGGCAATGAGGAAGATTGGGCTACAAAGGCGAAAGCATGGGCTGCTGCTAAGTCTGTTACGGAAAACCGCCCGGTTCAACAGCGTGCCATGTCCACAATTAGAACTGAAAATCATCATTATGGTCACCATGATCAGTATCAGCATCCAGCTGGTCTGCCAACGGAAGTTACAGAGCCTTTACACCCACCAGTTCCTCAATCAAGTAACGACCATGTACCATTTCCAATGACAGGTCAACGTAGGGAAACAAACCATTTGCTAG ATAGAGGTTTAATGGTGTCGCCAGCAAGGAATTTTGGTTCATTTCCATCCACCTATGAGCTGGAGGTATCTTATAATTATTCTTCTGCTCGAG GTAATGGGAATGCTATGCTTCAATATCCAAGCTCGCAAGCACAGTCATTTCCAACTGCCTCGTCTGTTCAAGATGGATTCACATGGGCTCCCCCTAGTATGCCTGTTGCTCCCTCAGTGGAACAGCCTCCTTTTGGGCATGAACGACAGTCAGTTGATCCAAGTGACCAGCCTTTGGAATTTAACAGCAGGAAAGCTCCTGATATGGCAGTCCATATGAATTTCAATTCTACTATTCCAGCTGCTCCAACAGTAGCATCAAATCATGATGTTGTTGCAACATCAGCTCATTCATGGATGCCGTCTGGTACAGTAGGGTTTCTCCCTCAAGCTCCAGTGCCACGACAAGCAGCACAG ATGGATCCTTCTGTGCATCCTGCACCACTTTTTGGAGCAGTCCCTGGTTCAAACTATGTCCCACCTACAGCATTTGGTGTTGGTAATGTAGCAGAAGTGTTTCCTACAGATCCAAACACTCCTTTTAATGTTGCAGAAAAATCAAAGAAA CCTCCAGTACCTAACTGGCTTCGAGAAGAACTTTTAAAGAAAAAGTCAACTCCACTGAGTGCTTCAGCGCAGCACTCAGCAAATTTAAATTCCATGGAATCTAATGATGCAGAACAACCGCTAAGAAAACCTGACCAAAGCGACAGCAGAAGCAACGATTCAGCTAAATCcactgaagatgatgaagatgatgag GATGAAATTGAACCAGCTCGGACGGCAGCAATCAACCAGGAAATTAAGCGTGTGTTAACTGAAGTTCTTTTGAAG GTTACTGATGATCTTTTTTATGAGATTGCAACAAAAGTTTTGAATGAAGATGATTCATCAGTTGAAT CCAATGAGTCCACTGGTAGTTTCGGCTCGAAGGAGCCTGATCTGGGagaatcaaaaaccaaaaccttGGCTATTGTTGTTCTCCCTGTCAAGCCCACGAATATTAGCTCTAGTGATAGTAAAGGTAGTACTGGGTTAAGTTCCCCTAAAGGTGCTCTTCTCAGTCTTGCTAATTACGATTCAGATGATGATAACAGTGACAGCGACAATAAGATTCCTGTGCCAAATTTATCATCAGAGACTAATGTTGGCACTGCTAATCCTGAAGAAG GTGGTAAAGGCACTCTTGGTAAACGACACGGGAATCataatgaaaacaaaaattcacTCGGAAACACTTCATCATGGGAAGATCTTAAATCtattaacaaaaaaaatcaaaggagCACAAACGCAGAACATGAGCGTGAGCATATTCATGACACACAGAATGGAGAATTTCCTTTAGATGCCAAAACCGTTATCCAGCCAAAGGGTGCAATTCATAAAATGGGTACGAAGGCAGATAGATATGAAGAGGTAGATATCCAAAGCAGAAAAGCCTCTTCTGACCATCAAACTGAAAAGTATAATGATGTGGAAAGCAGCCACAGGCATTTAGAAAAGAGCAGCAAGGACAACTTTTTTAAAGAGATGAAGGCTGATCATACAAAAGAACTTGAACCTTCTACTGCAGAAAAATATAATAATGATGACAAATATAGCATATATGGAAATGTTGATAAAAAGGGTAGCTTCAAGGAGGAAAAAGGTTCTAGTAGGATTGCAAAGCATGAATCTGATACAAGGGAGCCACACTCCAGAGGTAACTCTAAGCAGGATGATGCCAAGGGAGATCGAAAGGATACGAGAGAGAGAAACAGGGATACTACTAATAGAAGAAGGGGAAAAGGGACTGATGAAAAGGACAGATCAAGGCAAATGACAAAGAGCTCAACAAGTCATAGCAGTAGAAGGTCACAGTCACGATCACCAAGAGGGAGAAGTCAAAGTAGGAAGGAGAGCTCTTCACATGTTCGAGGGAGTGTTTCGAGTGATGAGCCTTCTGATAGTGTGAAAAAGAG AAAGCTTCATTCGTGTAAAAACAGCATGTCTCCCTCACCTCCAAATTCTAGAAAAAG ACGAGTTTCGCGGTCTCCACATAGCAAGCATTCTCACCGCAAGCATTCGCCTTATTCATCTGCCGACAG GAAGAGGTGGTCGAGATCGATAAGTCCAGTCAAAAGGAGATAG
- the LOC133925168 gene encoding protein NRT1/ PTR FAMILY 2.13-like isoform X1 — translation MCEGGRPEASMSSRPGLSSIAEEVAAGGGGGAEATRRRPRGWRAVAFIIGVYAACSMASNSFVTPLPSYLITRYNMKGNAATNVANIFSGAFNFSPVVGAFVADALWGRFRTLLFGMVAGIFAMAVITLSATIHQLKPPPCSALEQQAGTCVGSSALQRAVLYVGMGLLVVAAGGTNPTGLPFGADQFDESDERHKEGLTRYYNWYYAIAMMATFLALTVLVYLQVKVSWGLGFAIPTVLMLVAFAVFLFGTAVYVYVPPEGSIFSSVARVIVASCRKWRLRLPHPDDVRWQEELLYNPPAAGNGRRVFKLRLTSELRFLNKAAIVTDANEIRPDGSPARPWQLCSVQQVEEVKCLVKIIPVWISGVVWFTVLTEMINYTFLQALTMDLHMGRSFTIPPVSILAVFYLSVALFVPVYDLVIARASRRLTKAGGGGITLLQRQGAGLVVGALAFVIAAAVESRRRRSALGHGGGTSPLSVFLLAPQLAVMGVSGAFSMVGQMEFYNTQFPDQMRTLANAAFYCAQGVSSYLATLVVNIVNARTRRHGESAGWVRDDISAGRLDYFYYAMAVLGAANFVYFLVCAYFYRYKGEQPDSHAPEPARDSASTSGSEAALLKT, via the exons ATGTGCGAGGGTGGACGGCCGGAAGCGTCCATGTCCTCGCGGCCGGGGCTGAGCAGCATCGCGGAGGAAGTGGCTGcgggcggtggaggaggggcCGAGGCGACGCGGAGGAGGCCGAGAGGATGGCGAGCTGTTGCATTCATCATCG GGGTATACGCGGCATGTAGCATGGCGTCCAATTCGTTCGTCACGCCCCTACCGAGTTACCTGATCACTCGTTACAACATGAAAGGGAATGCCGCGACAAACGTGGCCAATATCTTTTCTGGCGCGTTCAATTTCTCGCCTGTGGTTGGAGCCTTCGTCGCCGATGCCTTATGGGGCAGATTCAGAACCCTGTTATTCGGAATGGTGGCCGGAATCTTT GCAATGGCGGTCATCACCCTATCGGCAACGATCCATCAGCTCAAACCGCCGCCGTGCAGCGCGTTGGAGCAGCAAGCCGGCACCTGTGTCGGCTCATCGGCGCTCCAGCGCGCCGTGCTCTACGTCGGCATGGGGCTGCTCGTGGTGGCCGCGGGCGGCACGAATCCGACCGGCCTGCCCTTCGGCGCGGACCAGTTCGACGAGAGCGACGAGCGGCACAAGGAAGGGCTCACGCGCTACTACAACTGGTACTACGCCATCGCCATGATGGCCACGTTCCTGGCGCTCACCGTCTTGGTGTACCTCCAGGTCAAGGTGAGCTGGGGTCTCGGCTTCGCCATCCCCACGGTGCTCATGCTCGTCGCCTTCGCCGTTTTCCTCTTCGGCACCGCGGTGTACGTCTACGTGCCACCCGAGGGCAGCATCTTCTCGAGCGTCGCGCGGGTGATCGTCGCGTCGTGCCGCAAGTGGAGACTCCGACTACCTCACCCCGACGACGTGCGGTGGCAGGAGGAGCTCCTGTACAACCCTCCCGCCGCGGGGAACGGGCGCCGCGTCTTCAAGTTACGCCTCACGTCGGAACTCAGGTTTCTGAACAAGGCAGCCATCGTGACCGACGCCAACGAGATACGGCCCGACGGCTCCCCGGCGAGGCCGTGGCAACTGTGCAGTGTGCAGCAGGTGGAGGAGGTGAAGTGCCTCGTAAAGATCATACCCGTGTGGATCTCCGGAGTGGTGTGGTTCACCGTGTTGACGGAGATGATCAACTACACGTTCCTCCAGGCTTTAACCATGGACCTCCACATGGGCAGAAGCTTCACCATCCCACCGGTGTCCATCCTCGCTGTGTTCTATCTCTCCGTGGCCCTCTTCGTGCCCGTCTACGACCTGGTCATCGCCCGCGCCTCGCGGCGGCTCACCaaggcgggaggcggcggcatCACCTTGCTCCAGAGGCAGGGCGCCGGGCTGGTGGTTGGCGCGCTGGCGTTTGTGATCGCGGCCGCCGTGGAGTCCAGGCGGAGGCGCTCCGCGCTGggccacggcggcggcacgtCCCCGTTGTCCGTGTTCCTCCTCGCCCCGCAGCTCGCCGTGATGGGCGTGTCTGGCGCGTTCAGCATGGTGGGGCAGATGGAGTTCTACAACACGCAGTTCCCGGACCAGATGCGCACGCTCGCCAACGCGGCCTTCTACTGCGCGCAGGGCGTCAGCAGCTACCTGGCCACCCTCGTGGTCAACATCGTGAACGCGAGGACGAGGCGGCACGGCGAGTCCGCCGGCTGGGTAAGGGATGACATCAGCGCCGGGAGGCTCGACTACTTCTACTACGCCATGGCCGTGCTCGGCGCGGCCAACTTCGTCTACTTCCTCGTGTGCGCGTACTTCTACCGGTACAAGGGCGAGCAGCCTGACTCTCATGCACCTGAACCTGCACGGGACAGTGCTTCTACAAGCGGTAGTGAGGCCGCGCTCCTAAAGACGTAG